CGCGGCGACCACGTCCACCGCTTCGGCGGGCGCCTTGATGGTCACCCGTTCCGGTGGCACACCGGTCACCGAGACGGAGCCCAGCATCGGACGGACCGGCGCGGGCACGGGCTGGGTGGCCGCGGCGGACTGGGCCAGTTCGGCGAGCGCCAGTTCGTCGCTCACCTCTCGCATGAGTTCCGACATCCGTACGTCCAGCGCGTCGCAGATGGCGGAGAGCAGCTCGGAGGAAGCCTCCTTCTGCCCCCGCTCCACCTCGGAGAGATAGCCGAGTGAGACTCGGGCGGACGAGGAGACTTCGCGCAGAGTACGGCCCTGGCGTTGGCGCTGCCGACGCAGCACGTCACCCAGCAGGCGACGGAGCAGGATCATCGGTGGCTCCCTCCTCGGACCGCGTAGCCGCATCCTTCTCGCCCCACCGTACCGCCTCGCGCCGCGGCCGTGCGGGGAGCGATGTCGTGTTCACTCAGGGCTGCAAACATCAAAACCCCCCGTTCCGTTCCGTATCCTGTGCCCGCTCATTCCCAGTCTGTTCGCCCACGAGCTCCTTCAGGAGCACTGCGAGTACGCTCCGTACACTCTCCATACGAATTTCCGCACGGTCGCCGTTCAACCGCAGGGCCTCGACTTTTCCGCCACCGGCGGAACCGGAGCCGGCGGCGGGCGGCCCGTCGACGGCGACGAACACCGTCCCGACGGGCTTGCCGTCCTGCGGGTCGGGCCCGGCGACCCCGGTCGTCGCGATGCCCCAGTCGGCCCCCAGGACCGTGCGCACACCGGCCGCCATCTGACCCGCGACCTGCGGGTCCACCGCCCCGTGCCGTGCCAGGAGGGCGGCGTCGACGCCCAGCAGTGCGTGCTTCAGCCCGGTGGCGTAGGCGGTGACCGAGCCCCGGAAGACCTTGGACGCCCCCGGGACGGCCGTGATCTCCGCCGCCACCAGCCCACCGGTGAGCGACTCGGCGACGGCAAGGGTCTCGCCCCTCACGGTCAGTAGTCGCACCAGTTCAGTGGCCGGGGAATTCACGCTTCCGTCTCCTCCAACGCCGCCGCGCGCTCGGCGATTCCCCGCCGGCGCAGCACAATGGCCTGTCTCACGTAGTCCAGACCCGTGGCGACCGTGAGAACGACCGCCAGCGCCATCACCCAGAACCTCAGACTGGCCAGCCACCCCGTCAGCGCCAGGACGTACATGCCCACGGCCACGCCCTGGGTGAGCGTCTTGAGCTTGCCGCCCCGGCTCGCCGGGATCACGCCGTAGCGGATGACCAGGAAACGCAGCAGCGTGATGCCCAGCTCCCGGCCGAGGATGACCGCGGTCACCCACCACGGCAGGTCGCCCAGGGCGGACAGGCAGACGAGCGCCGCCCCCATGATCGCCTTGTCGGCGATGGGGTCGGCGATCTTGCCGAAGTCGGTGACCAGGTTGTAGGTGCGCGCCAGGTGCCCGTCGAACAGGTCGGTGATCATGGCGATCGCGAAGGCCGCCCAGGCGAGCGAGCGCCAGGCCGGGTCGTAGCCGCCGCCCGCCAGCATCAGCGCCACGAAGCCGGGGACGAGCAGCAGCCGCACCATCGTCAGCAGGTTGGCGACGTTCCACACGCTGGCCTGGTTGACGGCCGCCGCCGCCAGCTTCCCGCCGCGCGCGGTCCGTACGCCGTCCTCCGGCCCGGGAGCGGGACCGGCGGGACCGGGAGTGCCCCCGGATGCCCCGGACGCGGTGCCGTCGGCAGCGGTGGCCGGCCCACGGGCGCCCGGTGCGCCGGAGGAGCCGCCCGCGGCGGATGCCGGGACTCCGGTCATCTGCCCGCCTCCTCGCTGCACGCCTGCGAGCCGGTCACCGGCTCGGCCACCAGGTCGACACCTTCCGTACCGACCACCTTCGCCTCGACCATACGTCCGACGCCCAGTCCCCCGCCGCTCGTGAGCAGCACCTGGCCGTCCGTCTCGGGCGCCTGGTGCGCGGCCCGGCCGTGGACGCCGTCCTCCCCGTCCAGGGACTCCACGAGGACGTGCACGCTCTCTCCGACGCGCTCCTCCGCGCGCTGCGAGACGAGTTCCTCGGCGAGCCGGGAGATGTGGGCGAGCCGCTCGGCGACGACGTCCTCGTCCAGCTTGTCGCCGTACGTCGCCGCTTCCGTGCCCTCCTCGTCGGAGTAGCCGAAGACGCCGATGGCGTCCAGACGGGCGCCGTTGAGGAAGCGCTCCAGCTCGGCCAGGTCGGACTCGCTCTCCCCGGGGAACCCGACGATGAAGTTGGAGCGCACACCGGCCTCGGGGGCCTTGGTCCGGATGGTGTCCAGCAGTTCCAGGAAGCGGTCCGTGTCGCCGAAGCGGCGCATGGCGCGCAGCACGCCGGGCGCGGAGTGCTGGAAGGACAGGTCGAAGTAGGGGGCGACCTTCGGGGTGGAGGTCAGCACGTCGATCAGGCCGGGCCGCATCTCGGCCGGCTGGAGGTAGCTGACGCGCACCCGTTCGATGCCGTCGACCCCGGCCAGTTCGGGCAGCAGGGACTCCAGCAGGCGGATGTCGCCCAGGTCCTTGCCGTAGGAGGTGTTGTTCTCGGAGACCAGCATGATCTCCTTCACGCCCTGCCCGGCCAGCCAGCGGGTCTCGTTCAGCACGTCGGCGGGGCGGCGGGAGACGAAGGAGCCGCGGAAGGACGGGATGGCGCAGAAGGAGCAGCGCCGGTCGCAGCCGGAGGCGAGCTTGACGGAGGCCACCGGGGAACCGTCCAGGCGGCGGCGCAGGGGCGCGCGGGGGCCGGAGGCGGGCGCGACGCCCTCCGGCAGGTCGGCGGGGCCGTGGCCGGGCAGCGCGACCGAGGCGGCCGACTCCTGGCGCTCGGCGGGACTGATCGGCAGCAGCTTGCGGCGGTCGCGCGGGGTGTGGGCGGCGTGGATGCCGCCGGACAGGATGGTCCGCAGCCGGTCGGAGATGTCGGCGTAGTCGTCGAAGCCGAGCACGCCGTCGGCCTCGGGCAGCGCCTCGGCCAGCTCCTTGCCGTAGCGCTCGGCCATGCAGCCCACCGCCACGACGGCCTGGGTTCTGCCGTGGTCCTTCAGGTCGTTGGCCTCCAGCAGGGCGTCGACGGAGTCCTTCTTGGCGGCTTCGACGAAGCCGCAGGTGTTGACCACGGCGACGTCGGCGTCCGCGGCGTCCTCGACGAGCTGCCAGCCGTCCGCCTCCAAACGGCCTGCGAGCTCCTCCGAGTCCACCTCGTTACGGGCGCAGCCAAGAGTGACGAGTGCGACGGTGCGGCGTTCAGGCATGCGCTCAAGACTACTTCGTCCGGCCGACGGCCCACGTCGACGGGGTTGGCCGATCCGGGCCGACCCCGTCACGCCCCGCCCGCGGGCCCCTAGCCGACCTCGGGGTCGCCCTTGGTGTACGTGAGGCGCTCGACGGCGCCCGCCCGGAAGTCGTCCTCGATCTTCTTGCCGTTGACGTAGAGCTGGATGGCGCCGGCGTCGCCGAGGATCAGGTTGATCCTGGAGCTGTCCTGGAAGGTCTTGGAGGCGCCCTTCTGGAGCAGTCCGTCGAAGAGCATGCGGCCGTTGTGGTCCTTGGCGGAGATCCAGCTGCGCCCGTTCGCCGCGCTGACCCGGACGGTCACCTTGTCCTGCGGCGCGGCCGCGATGGCGCTGTCGGAGGGTTCGGGCTTCGGCGGGGCGGGCTCGTGCTTCTGGGGGGTGGGCGAGGCGGCCGTGCTGGCGGCCTGCTCGGCACCGTCGGCGAGCTGCGACTTGGCGTCGCTGCCGCCGTCGCCGCCCTTGACCGCGGTGAACCCGACGAAGCCGATGACGACGACGATGGCGGCGACCATGGCGGCGGTCCAGTTCGGTCCGCGCCGTTCGGGCCTGATGCGCTCCGCTTCGAACAGGGGCGCGGCGGGGGTGGGCGCGGGCCGCCCGCCGTGCTCGGCGTCGTACTGCGCGATCAGCGGTTCGGGATCGAGGTGTACGGCCCTGGCCAGGGTGCGGATGTGCCCGCGGGCGTAGACGTCGCCGCCGCAGGGGGTGAAGTCGTCCGCCTCGATGGCGTGCACGATGGCGGTCCGGACACGCGTGGCGCTGCTGACGCCGTCGACGGTGAGCCCGGCCGCGATGCGCGCCTGGTTCAGGGCGCGTCCCACGGAGGGACGGGCTTCCTCGGACACGTCGGGGAAGGGACGCTCGTCTTCAGGAAAGTTGCCGATGGACACGGGGGCGCCTTTCAGCGTGTGAGCCACCTGTGCTGGGGGTTCAGTCTAGGGCGGGTTCGAAGAAGTGGGGCAACCGGACGGTACGACTTTGTACGCCATCGGAGGGCCGGTCATTCCGACGGCGGGACGGGCCCGGGATCCGGGGACGGTTTCCCGGCCTGTCCGTTCGCTCAACTTGACGTGCGGTGGGGGGAAACGGTTGCCCGCCGCCCGCTAACGGGTGGATCACGGCGGCGCCGCCACCCGGAGTAGACCCGACACGCCGGGTGGCCCGTTGCCCTACCCCTCAGACTCCCCGCGAATCACCGCCAGCACGCCGTCCAGCTCGTCAGGCTTCACAAGAACGTCACGGGCCTTGGATCCCTCGCTGGGTCCGACGATGTTCCGGGACTCCATGAGGTCCATCAGCCGACCCGCCTTGGCGAAGCCGACGCGCAGCTTGCGCTGGAGCATCGACGTCGACCCGAACTGGGTGGAGACCACCAGCTCGGCCGCCTGGCACAGCAGGTCGAGGTCGTCGCCGATGTCCTCGTCGATCTCCTTCTTCTGCTTGGTGCCCACGGTGACGTCGTCACGGAAGACCGGCGCCATCTGATCCTTGCAGTGCTGGACGACGAGCGCGACCTCGGCCTCGGTCACGAACGCGCCCTGCATGCGGGTCGGTTTGTTCGCCCCCATCGGCAGGAACAGGCCGTCGCCCTTGCCGATCAGCTTCTCGGCACCGGGCTGGTCGAGGATGACCCGGGAGTCGGCGAGCGAGGAGGTGGCGAAGGCGAGCCGGGAGGGCACGTTCGCCTTGATCAGACCGGTGACGACGTCGACCGACGGACGCTGGGTGGCGAGCACCAGGTGGATGCCGGCCGCGCGCGCGAGCTGCGTGATGCGCACGATGGCGTCCTCGACGTCGCGCGGGGCGACCATCATCAGGTCGGCCAGCTCGTCCACGATCACCAGCAGGTAGGGGTACGGCTGCAGCTCGCGCTCACTGCCCTCCGGCGGCTTGACCCGGCCCTCGCGGACGGCCCGGTTGAAGTCGTCGATGTGCCGGTAGCCGTACGCCGCGAGGTCGTCGTAGCGCAGGTCCATCTCGCGCACCACCCACTGCAGGGCCTCGGCGGCCCGCTTGGGGTTGGTGATGATCGGCGTGATCAGGTGCGGGATGCCCTCGTAGGCGGTCAGCTCCACGCGCTTGGGGTCGACCAGGATCATCCGGACGTCCTCCGGGGTCGCCCGCATCATGACCGAGGTGATCAGGCAGTTGATGCAGGACGACTTGCCGGAGCCGGTGGCGCCGGCGACCAGCATGTGCGGCATCTTCGCCAGCGAGTGCATCACGTATCCGCCCTCGACGTCCTTGCCGAAGGCGACCAGCATCGGGTCGTCGTCCTCGGCGGACTCCGCGAGGCGCAGCACGTCACCGAGGTTGACCATCTCCCGGTCGGTGTTCGGGATCTCGATGCCGACCGCGGACTTGCCGGGGATGGGGCTGATGATGCGCACGTCGGGGCTGGCGACGGCGTACGCGATGTTCTTGGTCAGCGCGGTGATCCGCTCCACCTTCACGGCGGGGCCGAGCTCGACCTCGTAGCGGGTGACCGTCGGGCCGCGGGTGAAGCCGGTGACGGCCGCGTCGACCTTGAACTCGGAGAAGACCTGGGTGAGCGAGGCGACGACCGCGTCGTTGGCCGCGCTGCGCGCCTTGCCGGGGCCGCCGCGCGTGAGCAGGTCCAGCGAGGGCAGCGCGTAGGTGATGTCCCCGGACAACTGGAGCTGTTCCGCGCGCGCGGGCAGCTCGCGGGGCACCTCGGGGGCCTTCTTGGTGAGGTCGGGAACGCTCCCGCCGCGCGGTTGCCCCGGTTTCGGGCGGGCGGCCGGGACCGGCGCCGCCGGGGGCGTGGGGACGGCCGCGGACGCGGGCACCGGGGCGGTGTCCTCGCGGTCGCCCGCGCCCACTCCCTGGGTGAGGCCGGCGACGACCGGGGACGGCGGCATCCCGTGCAGGACGGCACCGTCGAGCGCGGCCGCGGCGGCCGCCGCGACGTCCACGGCGTCCATCCGCCGCTGCGGATCGGGCTGCGGCACCGCGGAGCGCCGGGGGCGGCCGCGGCGCTGCGAGAGTGCCTCCGCCTCGGCTCCCTCGGGGTCGTGACCCCGGGGGCGCTCCGGCGCTTGCCCGGGCGGGCGGGCAGTGCCTCGCGCCACTGCTCGTCGTAGCGCTCGTCGTCCTCGCCGAAGTAGTCCTCCTCGCGGTCGGGCACTACGCCCAGGTGCACACCGAGCGTCCGCAGGCGCTGGGGGACGGCGTTCACCGGGGTGGCGGTGACCACGAGCAGACCGAAGACCGTCACCAGCACCAGCATCGGTACGGCGAGCACCTCGGTCATCGTGTACGTCAGCGGGGTCGCCGCCGCCCAGCCGATGAGACCGCCGGCGTCCCTTATGGCCTGCATGCCGCCGCTGCGGGCGGGCGAGCCGCAGGCGATGTGGACCTGGCCGAGCACGCCGATGACGAGCGCGGACAGGCCGATCACGATCCGGCCGTTGGCCTCCGGCTGCTCCGGGTGCCGGATGAACCGCACGGCGATCACCGCGAGCAGTATCGGCACGAGCAGGTCCAGTCGGCCGAAGGCGCCGGTGACGAGGATCTCCACCAGGTCACCGACGGGGCCGCGCAGGTCGGCCCAGGTGCCGGCGGCGACGATCAGCGCGATCCCGAACAGCAGCAGCGCGACGCCGTCCTTGCGGTGGGCCGGGTCGAGGTTCTTCGCGCCCTGTCCGATGCCCCGGAAGACGGCGCCGACGGCGTGCGCGAGGCCCAGCCACAGGGCGCGCACCACCCGGTACACGCCCCCCGTGGGGCTCGCCGCCGGCCTGGGGGCGGCCCTGCGCACCGGAGCCTTCCCGACGGGCGCCCGCTTGGCCGGAACCCTCTTCGCGGCGGCCTTCCTCGCCGGAGCCTTCGCGGGAGCGGCCGGCCTCTTCGCGGGCGGCTTCTTGGCTGCGGAGGGACGTGAGGCCATGGTGTGAGGTTACCGGGGGAGGCGCCGAGGGACACGTGTGCCCACTGCTTCACCCGTTCGTGTCGCCCCTGGTACGGCGCGGAACTGACGCGTTCCCACGGCCGACCCGGCTCCCGGCGCGCGTCAGTTCTGGGCCGGCAGCGGCGCCCCGCCGCCGCCCGTGCCCGGCTCCAGGGCGTCCAGCGCGCGGCGCAGACCGGTGAGTTTGCGCTCCAGGTGCGCGGCGGTGGCCACCGCGGCGGCGTCCGCGGACTCGTCGTCCAACTGCTTGGACAGCGCCTCGGCCTGCTCCTCGACGGCCGCGAGCCGCGCGGAGAGTTCGGCGAGCAGCCCCGCGGACTCCGTGCCGCCGACCGCGCCCCTGCCGCCGCCCTCCAGCTGGAGCCGCAACAGCGCCGCCTGCTCCCGGAGCTGGCAGTTCTTCATGTACAGCTCGACGAAGACGGACACCTTCGCGCGCAACACCCACGGGTCGAACGGCTTGGAGATGTAGTCCACCGCGCCCGCCGCGTAGCCCCGGAAGGTGTGGTGCGGGCCGTGGTTGATCGCGGTGAGGAAGATGATCGGGATGTCCCGGGTCCGCTCCCGCCGCTTGATGTGCGCGGCCGTCTCGAAACCGTCCATGCCGGGCATCTGGACGTCCAGCAGGATGACCGCGAAATCGTCCGTGAGCAGCGCTTTGAGCGCTTCCTCCCCGGACGATGCCCGCACCAGCGTCTGATCGAGCGCGGAGAGGATGGCCTCCAGCGCCAGCAGATTCTCCGGCCGGTCATCGACCAGGAGGATCTTGGCCTTCTGCACCATGGCCCGCCCTCCTCGCCCCGGCCCTACGCCGGGCGCCGCCCCAGGGGACGACTCCCTTTCGCCGCCCGTCCTTGTGCCGGTCATCGTAGCCGCACCCCGCTCGTCGCCACACCCTGTCACCGTGATGTCACCGTGCACGCAAGGGAAACGCCACAGGCCACCCGAGAGTTCCCGGGATCCGGGGTCCCCACACGTCACGGAGCCGTCCCGTCGGGGAACTCCGCGCACGCCCGCGAAGTTCCCGTGCCGCCCGGCCGCCCGCCGGCCGTGCCGTCACCCGCCGCTCATCCACTCCCGCATGACCGTCAGCAGGTGGTCGGGATCGACCGGTTTGGTCACGTAGTCGGACGCCCCCGACTCGATCGCCTTCTCCCGGTCGCCCTTCATCGCCTTCGCGGTCAGCGCGATGATCGGCAGGCCCGCGAACTGCGGCATCCTGCGGATCGCCGTGGTCGTCGCGTACCCGTCCATCTCCGGCATCATGATGTCCATCAGCACGACCGCCACGTCGTCGTGCTGTTCCAGCACCTCGACGCCCTCGCGGCCGTTCTCGGCGTACAGCACCGACAGCCCGTGCTGCTCCAGGACGCTGGTGAGCGCGAACACGTTGCGGATGTCGTCGTCCACGATCAGCACCTTCTCACCGCCGAACCGCACCGCGCGCAGCGGCTGCTGCGCGCCGTCCTGTTCGGCGGCCGCCGACCGCTGTTCGAGCAGCTGCTCGATGCGCTGATCCATCCGGTGCTCGGCCTGCGGCAGGCCGCGCCGGCGCCGCCGGAAGAGCGCGGCGACGCCGTTCTGCGTCTCCCGGTAGGACTCCACCTCGGCCGGCGTCTCGACCTCCGCGGCGGACAGCTCCGAGGACAGGTGGGCCTCGGAGGCGACCAGGTCGCCGGCCTCCAGCGGGATCACGGACTGCTGGTAGCCCTGGGGCGGCAGCTCGCTCGGGTGCAGCGGCAGGTACAGCGTGAACGTCGAACCGCGGCCCGGTTCGCTCTGGGCGTGGATCTCACCGCCGAGCAGCTGCGCGATCTCCCGCGAGATCGACAGGCCGAGCCCGGTGCCGCCGTACTTGCGGCTGGTCGTGCCGTCGGCCTGCTTGAACGCCTCGAAGATCACCCGCATCTTGCTGGCGGCGATGCCGATGCCGGTGTCGGTCACCGAGAACGCGATCAGCGGGGCGTCCGCATCGGCGAGCGAGCCGGCCTCCAGCAGCTGCTCGCGGATGCCGGCCGGCACGTCCGCGCCGGCCGGGCGGATCACCAGCTCCACCGAGCCGGAGTCGGTGAACTTCACCGCGTTGGACAGCAGGTTGCGCAGCACCTGCAGCAGCCGCTGCTCGTCGGTGTGCAGGGTCGCGGGCAGCTCCGGGGAGACCCGGACGGACAGGTCCAGGCCCTTCTCCGCGGTCAGCGGCCGGAAGGTGGCCTCCACGTAGTCCACGAGCTGGACGAGGGCGATGCGCGTCGGGGAGACGTCCATCTTGCCCGCCTCGACCTTCGACAGGTCGAGGATGTCGTTGATCAGCTGGAGCAGGTCGGAACCCGCGCCGTGGATGGTCTCGGCGAACTCCACCTGCTTCGGGGAGAGGTTGCCCTCCGCGTTGTCGGCGAGCAGCTTGGCCAGGATCAGCAGCGAGTTCAGCGGTGTGCGCAGCTCGTGCGACATGTTGGCGAGGAACTCGCTCTTGTAGCGCATCGACACCGCGAGCTGCTCGGCGCGTTCCTCCAGGACCTGGCGCGCCTCCTCGATCTCGGTGTTCTTCACCTCGATGTCGCGGTTCTGCCGGGCCAGCAACTCGGCCTTCTCCTCCAGTTCGGCGTTGGAGGCCTGCAGCGCCTTCTGCCGGTTCTCCAGCTCCGCCGAGCGCTCCCGCAGCTGCTCGGTCAGCTCCTGGGACTGCTTCAGCAACTGCTCGGTCTTGGTGTTGACCGAGATGGTGTTGACGCTGGTCGCGATCATCTCGGCGATCTGGTTGAGGAAGTCCTTCTGGATCTGCGTGAACGGCGTGAAGGAGGCCAGCTCGATCACCCCGAGCACATTGCCCTCGAACAGCACCGGCAGCACGATCACCTGCGCGGGCGGGGCCTCACCGAGCCCGGAGGAGATCTTCAGGTAGCCGCTCGGCGCGCTCTCCACCAGGATCGTGCGCTTCTCCTGGGCGGCCGTCCCGATCAGCGCCTCACCGGGCCGGAACGAGGTCGGCATGGAACCCATCGAGTAGCCGTACGAGCCGAGCATCCGCAGCTCGTAAGGGTCCTCGCCGTCGGCACCGGGGCCCTGCCCCTCCACCAGCGGCATCGTCACGAAGAACGCCCCGTGCTGCGCGGAGACCACCGGCGTCAGCTCGCTCATGATCAACGAGGCCACGTCCTCCAGGTCCCGGCGGCCCTGCATCAGCCCGGAGATGCGGGCCAGGTTGCCCTTGAGCCAGTCCTGCTCCTTGTTGGCGATCGTGGTGTCGCGCAGGTTGGCGATCATCTTGTTGATGTAGTCCTGCAGCTCCTGGATCTCGCCGGAGGCGTCGACGTCGATCTTCAGGTTCAA
This is a stretch of genomic DNA from Streptomyces sp. TG1A-8. It encodes these proteins:
- a CDS encoding two-component system response regulator, which encodes MVQKAKILLVDDRPENLLALEAILSALDQTLVRASSGEEALKALLTDDFAVILLDVQMPGMDGFETAAHIKRRERTRDIPIIFLTAINHGPHHTFRGYAAGAVDYISKPFDPWVLRAKVSVFVELYMKNCQLREQAALLRLQLEGGGRGAVGGTESAGLLAELSARLAAVEEQAEALSKQLDDESADAAAVATAAHLERKLTGLRRALDALEPGTGGGGAPLPAQN
- the pgsA gene encoding CDP-diacylglycerol--glycerol-3-phosphate 3-phosphatidyltransferase, which codes for MTGVPASAAGGSSGAPGARGPATAADGTASGASGGTPGPAGPAPGPEDGVRTARGGKLAAAAVNQASVWNVANLLTMVRLLLVPGFVALMLAGGGYDPAWRSLAWAAFAIAMITDLFDGHLARTYNLVTDFGKIADPIADKAIMGAALVCLSALGDLPWWVTAVILGRELGITLLRFLVIRYGVIPASRGGKLKTLTQGVAVGMYVLALTGWLASLRFWVMALAVVLTVATGLDYVRQAIVLRRRGIAERAAALEETEA
- a CDS encoding helix-turn-helix domain-containing protein is translated as MSIGNFPEDERPFPDVSEEARPSVGRALNQARIAAGLTVDGVSSATRVRTAIVHAIEADDFTPCGGDVYARGHIRTLARAVHLDPEPLIAQYDAEHGGRPAPTPAAPLFEAERIRPERRGPNWTAAMVAAIVVVIGFVGFTAVKGGDGGSDAKSQLADGAEQAASTAASPTPQKHEPAPPKPEPSDSAIAAAPQDKVTVRVSAANGRSWISAKDHNGRMLFDGLLQKGASKTFQDSSRINLILGDAGAIQLYVNGKKIEDDFRAGAVERLTYTKGDPEVG
- a CDS encoding helix-turn-helix domain-containing protein; protein product: MILLRRLLGDVLRRQRQRQGRTLREVSSSARVSLGYLSEVERGQKEASSELLSAICDALDVRMSELMREVSDELALAELAQSAAATQPVPAPVRPMLGSVSVTGVPPERVTIKAPAEAVDVVAA
- a CDS encoding CinA family protein; translation: MNSPATELVRLLTVRGETLAVAESLTGGLVAAEITAVPGASKVFRGSVTAYATGLKHALLGVDAALLARHGAVDPQVAGQMAAGVRTVLGADWGIATTGVAGPDPQDGKPVGTVFVAVDGPPAAGSGSAGGGKVEALRLNGDRAEIRMESVRSVLAVLLKELVGEQTGNERAQDTERNGGF
- the rimO gene encoding 30S ribosomal protein S12 methylthiotransferase RimO; the protein is MPERRTVALVTLGCARNEVDSEELAGRLEADGWQLVEDAADADVAVVNTCGFVEAAKKDSVDALLEANDLKDHGRTQAVVAVGCMAERYGKELAEALPEADGVLGFDDYADISDRLRTILSGGIHAAHTPRDRRKLLPISPAERQESAASVALPGHGPADLPEGVAPASGPRAPLRRRLDGSPVASVKLASGCDRRCSFCAIPSFRGSFVSRRPADVLNETRWLAGQGVKEIMLVSENNTSYGKDLGDIRLLESLLPELAGVDGIERVRVSYLQPAEMRPGLIDVLTSTPKVAPYFDLSFQHSAPGVLRAMRRFGDTDRFLELLDTIRTKAPEAGVRSNFIVGFPGESESDLAELERFLNGARLDAIGVFGYSDEEGTEAATYGDKLDEDVVAERLAHISRLAEELVSQRAEERVGESVHVLVESLDGEDGVHGRAAHQAPETDGQVLLTSGGGLGVGRMVEAKVVGTEGVDLVAEPVTGSQACSEEAGR